One Halopelagius inordinatus genomic region harbors:
- a CDS encoding FxLYD domain-containing protein: MTSGSEAGDARDSAIQEQSERPTRRRVLASVGGAATAILAGCAGSDRSSDYVDGEIDASELDVSDNSSRSASEMSTASSLAQVEKTEAASSLDSLELDDHYFTVVDGYKGPVVRGTVTNTSNETVALAEVRVRVFDDTGTYLGLYLDSVGELGPETTWQFEAILLASLDDIATYDIAVFGIPE; this comes from the coding sequence ATGACATCTGGAAGCGAAGCCGGCGACGCGCGTGACTCGGCGATACAAGAGCAGTCCGAACGGCCGACCCGCCGTCGCGTGCTGGCGTCCGTCGGTGGGGCGGCGACGGCGATTCTCGCCGGTTGTGCCGGTTCAGACAGGTCCTCGGACTACGTGGACGGTGAAATCGACGCCTCCGAACTCGACGTTTCGGATAACAGTTCTCGGTCGGCCTCGGAGATGTCGACGGCGTCGTCTCTGGCCCAAGTCGAAAAGACGGAAGCCGCCAGTTCGCTCGACTCGCTCGAACTCGACGACCACTATTTCACCGTCGTGGACGGCTACAAAGGCCCCGTCGTGCGAGGTACCGTCACGAACACGAGCAACGAGACGGTCGCTCTCGCCGAAGTTCGAGTTCGGGTGTTCGACGACACCGGAACTTATCTCGGACTGTATCTCGACAGCGTCGGGGAGTTGGGACCGGAGACGACCTGGCAGTTCGAGGCCATCCTGCTCGCTTCGCTCGACGACATCGCCACCTACGATATCGCCGTCTTCGGAATTCCCGAGTGA
- a CDS encoding ferredoxin, protein MKIRYDRDTCIGMFQCVDEWDAFEKNLDDGKADLDRAEEVEPDVFELEVPEDEEFDAEFAARVCPVDAIELYDDDGEQVV, encoded by the coding sequence ATGAAGATTCGATACGACCGCGACACCTGCATCGGGATGTTCCAGTGCGTCGACGAGTGGGACGCCTTCGAGAAGAACCTCGACGACGGGAAAGCCGACTTGGACCGAGCGGAGGAGGTCGAACCCGACGTCTTCGAACTCGAAGTCCCCGAGGACGAGGAGTTCGACGCCGAGTTCGCCGCCCGCGTCTGTCCCGTCGACGCCATCGAACTGTACGACGACGACGGCGAACAGGTCGTCTGA
- a CDS encoding CBS domain-containing protein: MDDIFVARLMSSPVRSVSPDTLVETAAQRMLEAGIGSVVVTDEAGRLEGILTSTDFVRIVAERRPKDETPVSEYMSTDVVVTTAQEPITAAADTMVERGVHHVPVVDDDDTVIGMITTTDLTAYISHVEKPTPS; encoded by the coding sequence ATGGACGACATATTCGTCGCGCGACTCATGTCTTCACCGGTGCGGTCGGTTTCGCCGGACACGTTAGTGGAGACGGCGGCACAGAGGATGCTCGAAGCGGGAATCGGGTCGGTGGTCGTCACCGACGAGGCAGGACGTCTCGAAGGGATTCTCACCTCGACGGACTTCGTCCGAATCGTCGCCGAACGCCGCCCGAAAGACGAGACGCCAGTCTCCGAGTACATGAGCACGGACGTCGTCGTGACGACGGCGCAAGAACCCATCACCGCCGCGGCGGACACGATGGTCGAACGCGGCGTCCACCACGTCCCCGTCGTCGACGACGACGACACCGTCATCGGGATGATAACGACGACGGACCTCACCGCGTACATCTCTCACGTGGAGAAGCCGACGCCGTCGTGA
- the mdh gene encoding malate dehydrogenase, translated as MTKVSVVGAAGTVGAAAGYNIALRDIADELVFVDIPDKEDETVGQAADTNHGVAYDSNTEVYQGGYEDTAGSDVVVITAGIPRSPGQSRTDLAGDNAPIMEDIGASLAEHNDDFVSITTSNPVDLLNRHLYEAGDRDRQKVIGFGGRLDSARFRYVLGQRFDVPVKNVEATILGEHGDAQVPVFSKVRVDGRDPSFDDERDEILEDLQESAMDVIERKGATQWGPATGVAHMVEAVLRDTGAVLPGSIKLDGEFGYEDTAFGVPVKLGSDGVEEVVEWDLDDYEQGLMDDAAEKLRDQYDEIA; from the coding sequence ATGACGAAAGTTAGCGTGGTCGGGGCCGCCGGAACGGTCGGCGCTGCCGCGGGCTACAACATCGCGCTTCGGGACATCGCCGACGAACTGGTCTTCGTCGACATCCCGGACAAAGAGGACGAGACGGTCGGTCAGGCGGCCGACACGAACCACGGCGTCGCGTACGACTCCAACACGGAGGTGTACCAAGGCGGGTACGAGGACACCGCCGGGTCGGACGTCGTCGTCATCACCGCGGGCATCCCGCGGTCCCCGGGACAGTCCCGGACCGACCTCGCGGGCGACAACGCTCCCATCATGGAGGATATCGGCGCTTCGCTCGCGGAACACAACGACGACTTCGTCTCCATCACCACGTCGAACCCGGTCGACCTCCTGAACCGTCACCTCTACGAGGCGGGCGACAGAGACCGACAGAAGGTCATCGGCTTCGGCGGCCGACTCGACTCCGCGCGCTTCCGGTACGTTCTCGGTCAGCGTTTCGACGTGCCCGTCAAGAACGTCGAAGCGACTATCCTCGGCGAACACGGCGACGCGCAGGTGCCCGTCTTCTCGAAAGTCCGCGTCGACGGCCGTGACCCCTCGTTCGACGACGAACGCGACGAGATTCTCGAAGACCTACAGGAGTCCGCGATGGACGTCATCGAACGCAAGGGCGCGACCCAGTGGGGTCCGGCCACCGGCGTCGCCCACATGGTCGAAGCGGTCCTCCGCGACACGGGTGCGGTCCTTCCGGGCTCTATCAAACTCGACGGCGAGTTCGGGTACGAGGACACCGCCTTCGGCGTCCCCGTCAAACTCGGTTCGGACGGCGTCGAAGAAGTCGTCGAGTGGGACCTCGACGACTACGAACAGGGTCTGATGGACGACGCCGCCGAGAAACTCCGAGACCAGTACGACGAAATAGCGTAA
- a CDS encoding ATP-dependent DNA helicase produces MKTADLAGLPPGVPEHLRDEGIEELYPPQADAVEAGVTAGESLVASVPTASGKTLIAELAMLSAVERGGKALYIVPLRALASEKKAEFERWEEYGVDVGVSTGNYDSDGEWLASRDIIVATSEKVDSLVRNNAPWVDELSCVVADEVHLVDDSHRGPTLEVTLGKLRKINPGLQVVALSATVGNADEVAEWLDAELVQSDWRPIDLKMGVHYGNAITFDDGSQREVPVEKGDRQTAALVADILDEGDGDGDGGSSLVFVNSRRNAEASAKRLADVTETRLTDAERGELAELAHEIRDVSDAETSDTLANCVAKGSAFHHAGLAAEHRSLVEDAFRDRLIKVISATPTLAAGVNTPSRRVVVRDWRRYDGDFGGMKPLDVLEVHQMMGRAGRPGLDPYGEAVLLAKNADERDELFERYVWADAEPVRSKLAAEPALRTHLLATVASGFARTREGLLDFLDQTLYATQTDEPGRLERVTDNVLDYLEANGFVERDGDEITATNVGHTVSRLYLDPMSAAEIIDGLRWASDHRTEKLRELEGETESAPDRAAADSPDESAGFQRASEMVSEGGNAGEGESESDGDRDDEFETDRTYPTALGLFHLVCRTPDMYQLYLKSGDREEYTELCYEREPELLGSTPSEYEDVRFEEWLSALKTARLLEDWTDEVAESRITERYGVGPGDIRGKVDTAEWLLGAAEQLASEIDASATIAVREAKKRVEYGVRDELLDLAGVRGVGRKRARRLFEAGIATRAELREADKSVVLAALRGRRKTAQNVLENAGRQDPSMDGVREADDEDVPDAAFETARDRREENDPQEQASLGDFG; encoded by the coding sequence ATGAAGACAGCGGACCTCGCGGGGTTACCGCCGGGCGTCCCCGAACACCTCCGCGACGAGGGTATCGAGGAGCTGTATCCGCCGCAGGCCGACGCCGTCGAGGCGGGCGTGACGGCGGGCGAGAGCCTCGTCGCGAGCGTTCCGACGGCGAGCGGAAAGACGCTCATCGCGGAGTTGGCGATGCTTTCGGCCGTCGAACGCGGCGGGAAGGCGCTCTACATCGTCCCCCTCAGAGCGCTGGCGTCGGAGAAAAAAGCCGAGTTCGAACGCTGGGAAGAGTACGGCGTCGATGTCGGCGTCTCCACGGGGAACTACGACTCCGACGGCGAGTGGTTGGCGTCCAGAGACATCATCGTCGCCACCAGCGAGAAGGTGGACTCGCTCGTCCGCAACAACGCGCCGTGGGTGGACGAACTCTCCTGCGTCGTCGCCGACGAAGTCCACCTCGTAGACGACAGCCACCGCGGCCCGACGCTCGAAGTGACCCTCGGAAAACTCCGGAAGATAAACCCCGGCCTGCAGGTCGTCGCCCTCTCCGCGACGGTGGGTAACGCCGACGAGGTGGCGGAGTGGTTGGACGCCGAACTCGTCCAGTCCGACTGGCGGCCCATCGACCTGAAGATGGGCGTCCACTACGGCAACGCCATCACCTTCGACGACGGCAGCCAACGAGAGGTGCCCGTCGAGAAGGGCGACAGGCAGACGGCCGCACTCGTCGCGGACATCTTAGACGAGGGCGACGGCGACGGTGACGGCGGGTCGAGCCTCGTCTTCGTCAACTCCCGTCGCAACGCCGAGGCGTCCGCGAAGCGACTCGCGGACGTGACCGAGACGCGCCTCACGGACGCGGAACGCGGTGAACTCGCCGAGTTGGCCCACGAGATTCGCGACGTCTCGGACGCGGAGACGAGCGACACCCTCGCGAACTGCGTGGCGAAGGGGTCCGCGTTCCACCACGCCGGACTCGCGGCCGAACACCGCAGTCTCGTGGAAGACGCGTTCCGCGACAGGCTGATAAAGGTCATAAGCGCGACGCCGACGCTGGCGGCGGGCGTCAACACGCCGAGTCGGCGCGTCGTCGTCCGCGACTGGCGGCGCTACGACGGCGACTTCGGCGGCATGAAACCGCTCGACGTGCTCGAAGTCCACCAGATGATGGGCCGCGCCGGACGGCCGGGACTCGACCCCTACGGAGAGGCCGTCCTCCTCGCGAAGAACGCCGACGAACGCGACGAACTGTTCGAGCGGTACGTCTGGGCCGACGCCGAACCCGTCCGCTCGAAACTCGCCGCCGAACCCGCGCTTCGGACGCACCTGCTCGCTACCGTCGCCTCCGGGTTCGCCCGCACCCGCGAGGGGCTTCTCGACTTTCTCGACCAGACGCTGTACGCGACGCAGACGGACGAACCGGGACGCCTCGAACGGGTGACCGACAACGTCCTCGACTATCTGGAGGCTAACGGGTTCGTCGAACGCGACGGCGACGAGATAACCGCGACGAACGTGGGCCACACCGTCTCTCGCCTCTATCTCGACCCGATGAGCGCGGCGGAGATTATCGACGGCCTGCGGTGGGCGAGCGACCACAGAACGGAGAAACTGCGCGAACTCGAAGGCGAGACGGAGAGCGCACCTGACCGCGCCGCCGCCGACTCCCCCGACGAATCGGCGGGGTTTCAGCGAGCGAGCGAGATGGTGTCCGAGGGAGGCAACGCGGGCGAAGGCGAAAGCGAGAGCGACGGCGACAGAGACGACGAGTTCGAGACGGACCGGACGTATCCGACCGCACTCGGACTGTTCCACCTCGTCTGCCGGACGCCCGACATGTACCAGCTCTACCTGAAGTCGGGCGACAGAGAGGAGTACACCGAACTCTGTTACGAACGCGAACCGGAGTTGCTCGGGAGCACCCCCTCGGAGTACGAGGACGTGCGCTTCGAGGAGTGGCTCTCGGCGCTGAAGACGGCGCGCCTGCTCGAAGACTGGACCGACGAGGTAGCCGAGAGCCGAATCACCGAACGCTACGGCGTCGGCCCGGGCGACATCCGCGGGAAAGTCGACACGGCGGAGTGGTTGCTCGGCGCGGCGGAGCAGTTGGCGAGCGAAATCGACGCGTCGGCGACCATCGCCGTGCGCGAGGCCAAAAAGCGCGTCGAGTACGGCGTCCGCGACGAACTGTTGGACCTCGCGGGCGTCCGCGGCGTCGGCCGAAAGCGCGCCCGCCGCCTCTTCGAGGCGGGTATCGCGACGCGCGCGGAACTCAGAGAGGCCGACAAGTCCGTCGTCCTCGCGGCCTTGCGCGGGCGTCGGAAGACGGCCCAGAACGTCCTCGAGAACGCCGGGCGGCAGGACCCCTCGATGGACGGCGTTCGAGAGGCCGACGACGAGGACGTGCCGGACGCGGCGTTCGAGACGGCGAGAGACCGACGCGAGGAGAACGACCCACAGGAGCAGGCCAGTCTGGGTGATTTCGGATGA
- a CDS encoding pirin family protein — protein sequence MESDEQTESRTGPVRGETVRHGPSVHANRAFPTGAYPENLDPFVLFERFYIDPDEGFPMHRHEGFEIVTYMIEGGMDHEDSLGVAHTASEDEAMRITAGGGIRHSEFAAGGAACNGLQLWVNLPRAKKEADPDYVDATDEQLPTEELDGATVTTVVGEGSPVELQTPMEYLDVRVTDAWTWSIPDGWSGFLYGVSGGGTVDGDDFGEGDVLPVTDARDVELGSETTLRLVAVSGRPHGEPIRQRGPFVL from the coding sequence ATGGAATCAGACGAGCAGACCGAGAGTCGAACCGGCCCGGTTCGGGGAGAGACGGTTCGGCACGGCCCGAGCGTACACGCGAACCGCGCGTTTCCGACGGGCGCGTACCCCGAGAACCTCGACCCGTTCGTCCTCTTCGAACGCTTCTACATCGACCCCGACGAGGGGTTCCCGATGCACCGCCACGAGGGGTTCGAGATAGTCACCTACATGATAGAAGGAGGGATGGACCACGAGGACTCCCTCGGCGTCGCTCACACCGCCTCCGAGGACGAGGCGATGCGCATCACGGCCGGAGGCGGAATCCGCCACTCCGAGTTCGCCGCCGGGGGCGCGGCGTGCAACGGCCTCCAACTCTGGGTGAATCTCCCGCGAGCGAAAAAGGAGGCCGACCCCGACTACGTCGACGCCACCGACGAGCAACTCCCGACCGAGGAACTGGACGGCGCGACGGTGACCACCGTCGTCGGCGAGGGGTCGCCGGTCGAACTCCAGACGCCGATGGAGTATCTCGACGTCCGCGTCACCGACGCGTGGACGTGGTCGATTCCCGACGGGTGGTCGGGGTTCCTCTACGGCGTCTCCGGTGGCGGAACCGTGGACGGAGACGACTTCGGCGAGGGCGACGTTCTCCCGGTCACGGACGCCCGTGACGTCGAACTCGGGAGCGAGACGACCCTCCGTCTCGTCGCAGTCTCTGGCCGACCGCACGGGGAGCCCATCCGCCAGCGCGGCCCGTTCGTTCTCTGA
- a CDS encoding Sjogren's syndrome/scleroderma autoantigen 1 family protein, which produces MSDFDKEAERQRLREKYDDDGPRRQETARMSELLLKGATMTNKHCDDCGAPVFRYDGQEFCPNCQGGESADAESADAAEPAATGEADASATAGGSAEAVTPESDRPANGEATVPSEQGSDVDREAVTSTRASDSADAAEPSGASPSASSSSPTSSPSPASSAASGRSAGATATDAREALLRAVTTHATRGETADDPRRARDHLAAAREAAEALSALDR; this is translated from the coding sequence ATGAGCGACTTCGACAAGGAAGCGGAGCGACAGCGACTCCGCGAGAAGTACGACGACGACGGGCCTCGCCGACAGGAGACGGCTCGGATGAGCGAACTGCTGTTGAAGGGCGCGACGATGACGAACAAACACTGCGACGACTGCGGCGCGCCCGTCTTCCGGTACGACGGACAGGAGTTCTGTCCGAACTGTCAAGGCGGCGAGTCGGCGGACGCCGAAAGCGCCGACGCGGCCGAACCGGCGGCGACGGGCGAAGCGGACGCGTCGGCGACTGCGGGCGGGTCGGCCGAGGCGGTCACGCCCGAGAGCGACCGTCCCGCGAACGGCGAGGCGACGGTGCCGAGCGAACAGGGGTCCGACGTCGACCGAGAGGCGGTCACCAGCACGCGAGCCAGCGACTCGGCGGACGCCGCGGAGCCGTCGGGAGCGTCGCCGTCGGCTTCCTCGTCCTCGCCGACTTCGTCGCCCTCACCGGCCTCGTCGGCCGCGTCCGGTAGGTCGGCGGGCGCCACCGCGACGGACGCGCGAGAGGCCTTGCTCAGAGCGGTGACGACGCACGCGACGCGTGGTGAGACGGCCGACGACCCGCGGCGGGCGCGCGACCATCTCGCCGCCGCGCGAGAGGCCGCCGAAGCGCTCTCCGCGCTCGACCGCTGA
- a CDS encoding DEAD/DEAH box helicase, whose amino-acid sequence MAATDDPAYVDHPLLTPEFIERRLYQIRLAGSARDAHTLVCLPTGLGKTTVSLLVTADRLRNVGGKALFLAPTKPLVQQHADFYREALSIPDDEIVVFTGDVRPDDRASLWEDARIVIATPQVVENDLIGNRVSLRDVTHLTFDECHRASGDYAYVYIAERYHADAETPLVTGMSASPGGDEEAILEVCENLGITEVEVMTEEDADVAEYTHDTDVEWERIDLPDEILEMRDALNEVIKDRLEKLKSLGVSNTTQPDVSQKQLNGMRAELQKLMNADKSDGYKGMSTHAEVMKLRRAVELVETQSVESVRRYFERQRNAARSSGASKASQRLVAEPKVREAMRKAESFDGTHPKFSRARILLAQTLGIEDGERVIVFTESRDTAEALTEFLGQSFDTHRFVGQGDADGSEGMTQKEQQETLDRFRNGEFEVLVSTSVAEEGLDVPEVDLVLFFEPVPTAIRSIQRKGRTGRQAKGRVVVLLAEDTRDEAYFWISRRREKEMESELRELKGVADEVEDELDDAQTGLEAFSGAEGVESDSAAAENGAATNGGVTAEGASSDADGDGQAGLTEFGPTDEEVARADEDEESQDPEADGLADGDGVVATAGREDDSVEIVVDQRELDSSIAKDLSTRDGIETRLETLAVGDYVLSDRVAVERKSVADFLDTLVGGDRSLFEQVGDLSRAYARPILILEGEGLYEERNIHPGAIRGALASLAVDFDVSVLQTRDEEDTAELLSTIASREQTERERSVSVHGGKSAKTLTEQQEYVVSAIADIGPVTAENLLAEFGTVEAVMTAREDDLLDVPGVGEVTASRIREVVGSDYE is encoded by the coding sequence ATGGCGGCCACCGACGACCCCGCATACGTCGATCACCCCCTTTTGACTCCCGAGTTCATCGAACGCCGACTCTACCAGATTCGGCTGGCGGGCTCCGCGCGCGACGCGCACACGCTCGTCTGTCTGCCGACGGGTCTCGGCAAGACGACGGTGAGTCTGTTGGTCACCGCGGATAGACTCCGGAACGTCGGCGGGAAAGCGCTGTTTCTCGCGCCGACGAAACCGCTGGTGCAACAGCACGCCGACTTCTACCGCGAGGCGCTTTCGATACCCGACGACGAGATAGTCGTCTTCACGGGCGACGTTCGCCCCGACGACAGGGCGTCACTCTGGGAGGACGCCCGGATAGTCATCGCCACGCCGCAAGTCGTGGAGAACGACCTCATCGGCAACCGCGTCTCCCTGCGCGACGTGACGCACCTCACCTTCGACGAGTGCCACCGCGCGTCGGGCGACTACGCCTACGTCTACATCGCCGAACGCTACCACGCCGACGCCGAAACCCCGCTCGTCACGGGGATGAGTGCGTCGCCGGGCGGCGACGAGGAGGCCATCCTCGAAGTCTGCGAGAACCTCGGTATCACCGAAGTCGAGGTGATGACCGAGGAGGACGCGGACGTGGCGGAGTACACCCACGACACCGACGTCGAGTGGGAGCGAATCGACCTCCCCGACGAGATTCTGGAGATGCGAGACGCCCTCAACGAGGTCATCAAAGACCGCTTAGAGAAGCTGAAATCGCTCGGCGTCTCGAACACGACACAGCCCGACGTCTCCCAAAAACAGCTGAACGGGATGCGCGCGGAACTCCAGAAACTGATGAACGCCGACAAGTCGGACGGCTACAAGGGGATGTCCACCCACGCCGAGGTGATGAAACTCCGGCGCGCCGTCGAACTCGTCGAGACGCAGTCCGTCGAGTCCGTCCGCCGGTACTTCGAACGCCAGCGAAACGCCGCGCGGTCCTCCGGGGCGTCGAAGGCGAGTCAGCGTCTCGTCGCCGAACCGAAAGTCCGCGAGGCGATGCGGAAAGCCGAGTCGTTCGACGGGACCCATCCGAAGTTCTCCCGGGCGCGCATCCTGTTGGCGCAGACGCTCGGCATCGAAGACGGCGAACGCGTCATCGTCTTCACCGAGTCCCGCGACACCGCCGAGGCGTTGACTGAGTTTCTCGGTCAGAGCTTCGACACCCACCGCTTCGTCGGGCAGGGCGACGCCGACGGCTCCGAGGGGATGACCCAAAAAGAGCAACAGGAGACGCTCGACCGGTTCAGAAACGGCGAGTTCGAGGTGCTCGTCTCCACCTCCGTCGCGGAGGAGGGTCTGGACGTCCCGGAGGTGGACCTCGTTTTGTTCTTCGAACCCGTCCCCACGGCCATCCGCTCCATCCAGCGGAAGGGTCGGACCGGCAGGCAGGCGAAGGGCCGCGTCGTCGTCTTGCTGGCCGAGGACACCCGCGACGAGGCGTACTTCTGGATATCTCGCCGACGCGAGAAGGAGATGGAGTCGGAGTTACGCGAGTTGAAGGGCGTCGCAGACGAGGTGGAAGACGAACTCGACGACGCCCAGACCGGTCTCGAAGCGTTCTCCGGCGCGGAGGGGGTCGAATCCGACTCCGCTGCCGCCGAGAACGGAGCGGCGACGAACGGCGGTGTGACGGCCGAGGGCGCGTCGTCGGACGCCGACGGGGACGGTCAAGCCGGACTGACGGAGTTCGGCCCGACGGACGAGGAGGTTGCCCGCGCCGACGAGGACGAAGAGAGCCAAGACCCGGAGGCGGACGGACTCGCCGACGGCGACGGGGTGGTCGCCACCGCCGGACGCGAGGACGACTCCGTGGAGATAGTCGTCGACCAACGCGAACTCGACTCCTCTATCGCGAAGGACCTCTCGACGCGCGACGGTATCGAGACGCGATTGGAGACGCTCGCAGTCGGCGACTACGTCCTCTCGGACCGCGTCGCGGTGGAGCGAAAGTCCGTCGCCGACTTCCTCGATACCCTCGTCGGCGGCGACCGGTCGCTCTTCGAGCAGGTGGGTGACCTCTCGCGGGCGTACGCCCGCCCCATCCTGATTCTCGAAGGCGAGGGACTGTACGAGGAGCGAAACATCCACCCCGGCGCGATTCGCGGCGCTCTCGCGTCTCTCGCGGTCGATTTCGACGTGAGCGTCCTCCAGACGCGCGACGAGGAGGACACCGCCGAACTCCTCTCGACTATCGCCTCCCGCGAACAGACCGAACGCGAACGCTCCGTGAGCGTCCACGGCGGAAAGAGCGCAAAGACGCTGACCGAACAACAGGAGTACGTCGTGTCGGCCATCGCCGACATCGGACCCGTCACCGCGGAGAACCTCTTGGCGGAGTTCGGCACCGTCGAAGCCGTCATGACCGCGCGCGAAGACGACTTGCTCGACGTGCCGGGCGTCGGCGAGGTGACGGCGTCTCGAATCCGCGAAGTTGTCGGATCCGATTACGAGTAA
- a CDS encoding zinc metalloprotease codes for MDRTASDSRADGRTSVSNSNEGGETIDVGVVVSHSPTAEVEPFRGFANRMVSDARDELCRGTGVEWAFYEEEPDRLDDGHSRRPSDFLDEATLRMVDGPYDAVVVVTDVPLISNRKRVVPGLASPVSRVIVVSTRRLLTSPRDQPIRALDSEPVRWNAAHLLLHLAGHVLDAGHDADCAVMRPFRFDPERRSVGSFAPKTRERLRRVAPSVPESADVDGVRNPLGRAAFHAESAVGNAGYVLRSLVRNRAPLLPLSLPGLTTAAVAPTLVLVFSAETWDVGIHMGDATAAGFASLSIVAATLYLAFAQSLFFPRDPHQVMTEHMAVVNVVVLATMFSAVLGLFTLVALLMLVIELFVFPPDLISTWPSLQNPAVSIVDLVRTAGFISTIGVVTGAIAGGLESRTVVRHLSLFLDRP; via the coding sequence GTGGACCGAACAGCGTCCGACTCCCGCGCCGACGGTCGAACGTCCGTCTCGAACTCGAACGAGGGCGGCGAGACGATAGACGTCGGAGTCGTCGTCTCTCACTCGCCGACGGCCGAGGTGGAACCGTTCCGCGGGTTCGCGAACCGGATGGTCTCGGACGCCCGCGACGAGCTTTGTCGCGGAACCGGCGTGGAGTGGGCGTTCTACGAGGAAGAGCCCGACCGACTCGACGACGGGCACTCCCGCCGACCCTCGGACTTCCTCGACGAAGCGACGCTCCGGATGGTCGACGGCCCGTACGACGCGGTGGTCGTGGTGACCGACGTCCCGCTGATATCGAACCGGAAACGGGTCGTTCCGGGTCTGGCGTCGCCGGTGAGCCGAGTCATCGTCGTCTCGACGCGGCGACTGCTCACCTCGCCGCGGGACCAACCGATTCGCGCTCTGGACTCGGAACCGGTGCGGTGGAACGCCGCACACCTCCTGTTGCATCTCGCCGGACACGTCCTCGACGCGGGACACGACGCCGACTGCGCCGTGATGCGACCGTTCCGGTTCGACCCGGAGCGTCGGAGCGTCGGGTCGTTCGCCCCAAAGACGCGAGAACGACTCCGCCGAGTCGCCCCGAGCGTTCCCGAATCGGCGGACGTAGACGGCGTCCGGAACCCGCTCGGACGGGCGGCGTTCCACGCCGAGAGCGCCGTCGGCAACGCCGGGTACGTCCTCCGCTCTCTGGTTCGGAACCGAGCGCCGCTTCTCCCTCTCTCGTTGCCGGGGTTGACCACCGCCGCCGTCGCGCCGACGCTGGTTCTGGTGTTCAGCGCGGAGACGTGGGACGTGGGGATACACATGGGCGACGCGACGGCGGCGGGGTTCGCGTCGCTCAGCATCGTCGCGGCGACGCTGTACCTCGCGTTCGCACAGAGCCTCTTTTTCCCGCGGGACCCCCACCAGGTGATGACCGAACACATGGCCGTGGTGAACGTCGTCGTGTTGGCGACGATGTTCTCGGCCGTCCTCGGTCTGTTCACGCTCGTCGCCCTCCTGATGCTCGTCATCGAACTGTTCGTCTTCCCGCCGGACCTCATCAGCACGTGGCCCTCTCTCCAGAACCCCGCGGTGAGCATCGTCGACCTCGTCCGGACGGCGGGCTTTATCAGCACCATCGGCGTCGTCACCGGCGCGATAGCCGGCGGGTTGGAGAGTCGGACGGTCGTTCGCCACCTCTCTTTGTTCCTGGACCGTCCCTGA
- the cgi121 gene encoding KEOPS complex subunit Cgi121 yields the protein MRLLEGVASVADVGEFVATVSDVAEETETTVQAFDARYVVSELHLRRAVELADRAFERGENVARDRAVEILLYAAGRRQIDDALAMGVSPGETPVVVLADGESEDAAVERLRERLDFEPEETLGDYDESLVREFFDVSDAELATVDGDAESLVCERVALLNVEK from the coding sequence ATGAGACTGCTCGAAGGCGTCGCGTCCGTCGCCGACGTGGGCGAGTTCGTGGCGACGGTGAGCGACGTCGCCGAGGAGACGGAGACGACCGTACAGGCGTTCGACGCGCGGTACGTGGTGAGCGAACTGCACCTGCGTCGCGCCGTCGAACTCGCGGACCGGGCGTTCGAGCGCGGTGAGAACGTCGCACGCGACAGAGCGGTCGAGATACTGCTGTACGCCGCCGGGCGAAGACAGATAGACGACGCCCTCGCGATGGGCGTCTCCCCCGGTGAGACGCCCGTCGTCGTCCTCGCGGACGGCGAAAGCGAGGATGCCGCCGTCGAACGTCTCCGCGAGCGACTCGACTTCGAACCCGAAGAGACGCTCGGCGACTACGACGAATCGCTCGTCCGCGAGTTCTTCGACGTGAGCGACGCCGAACTGGCCACCGTCGACGGCGACGCGGAATCACTCGTCTGCGAACGGGTCGCGCTGCTGAACGTCGAGAAGTAA
- a CDS encoding DUF7344 domain-containing protein, with the protein MAVTQNDSTPARSSDEHLAALGDEHRRAVVEVLAAEDRPVRLSRLAESVVAEMRDDSFGTPSHDDIDCAKLELHHHHLPKLDAAGVLDYDYEESRIVPTDDIHTVYDIVRSVTA; encoded by the coding sequence ATGGCCGTTACCCAAAACGACAGCACGCCCGCACGTTCGTCCGACGAGCATCTGGCCGCCCTCGGAGACGAACACCGCCGGGCCGTAGTCGAAGTCCTCGCGGCGGAGGACCGCCCGGTTCGACTCTCACGCCTCGCGGAATCCGTCGTCGCGGAGATGCGCGACGACTCGTTCGGGACGCCGTCGCACGACGATATCGACTGCGCGAAACTGGAACTGCACCACCACCACCTCCCGAAGTTGGACGCCGCGGGCGTCCTCGACTACGACTACGAGGAGAGCCGCATCGTTCCGACGGACGACATCCACACCGTCTACGACATCGTGCGGTCCGTCACGGCGTAA